Proteins encoded together in one Peribacillus asahii window:
- the fliG gene encoding flagellar motor switch protein FliG — MGKKKKGELTGRQKAAILLISLGPDVSASVYKHLSEEEIERLTLEISSVRKVDSKEKEEVLEEFHNIALAQDYISQGGIGYAKQVLEKALGEDQAAAIINRLTSSLQVRPFDFARKAEPGQILNFIQNEHPQTIALILSYLEATQAGQILSELPQEMQADVARRIALMDSTSPEVINEVEQILERKLSATVTQDYTQTGGVEAVVDVLNGVDRSTERTILDALEIQDPELAEEIKKRMFVFEDIVTLDGRAIQRVIRESDNEDLKLALKVASEEVKEIVFRNMSKRMVETFQEEMEYMGPVRLRDVEEAQSRIVAVIRRLEEAGEVVIARGGGDDIIV; from the coding sequence ATAGGGAAAAAGAAAAAAGGTGAATTAACGGGGAGACAAAAAGCAGCCATCCTCCTGATTTCCTTAGGTCCGGATGTTTCTGCATCGGTCTATAAACATCTTTCTGAAGAGGAAATTGAAAGGCTGACTCTTGAAATCTCTAGTGTAAGAAAAGTAGATTCAAAGGAAAAAGAAGAAGTATTAGAAGAGTTTCATAATATTGCGCTGGCGCAAGATTATATTTCTCAAGGTGGAATTGGTTATGCGAAACAAGTGCTTGAGAAAGCGTTAGGGGAAGATCAAGCAGCAGCAATTATTAATCGTCTTACTTCTTCACTGCAGGTACGTCCGTTTGATTTTGCTCGAAAAGCTGAACCTGGGCAAATTTTAAACTTTATTCAAAACGAGCATCCACAAACAATTGCTTTGATTTTATCGTATTTGGAAGCGACACAAGCGGGGCAAATCTTATCGGAGCTGCCACAAGAGATGCAAGCAGATGTTGCTAGACGAATCGCTTTAATGGATAGTACATCACCAGAGGTTATTAATGAAGTAGAGCAAATTCTGGAGAGAAAACTATCAGCTACTGTGACGCAAGATTATACGCAAACAGGTGGTGTTGAAGCGGTTGTAGATGTCTTAAACGGTGTGGACCGCTCTACGGAACGAACGATTCTCGATGCACTTGAAATTCAAGATCCTGAATTGGCTGAGGAAATTAAAAAACGCATGTTTGTTTTCGAAGATATTGTTACGTTGGATGGAAGAGCGATTCAACGTGTTATTCGTGAATCAGATAATGAAGATTTAAAGCTTGCTCTTAAAGTGGCGAGTGAAGAAGTAAAAGAAATTGTATTCCGTAATATGTCTAAACGAATGGTGGAAACGTTCCAGGAAGAAATGGAGTATATGGGACCTGTAAGATTACGTGATGTCGAAGAAGCACAATCCCGTATTGTTGCTGTTATCCGCCGCCTGGAAGAAGCAGGTGAGGTCGTCATCGCTCGCGGCGGAGGGGATGATATTATTGTCTAG
- the fliH gene encoding flagellar assembly protein FliH has product MSRIIKSSQAKEQVGKPIKIRPFPVIHSEHEEQAAVIDETTLHELLEQAERQAEWLVQQANEQAATIKNEIEQARVYWEQEERPMYMEQAQKEGYQQGIEDGVQKGYRETAEAIAYAKGIVELSKQEYSKQIEAAEPVILELAMKVAGKIIGYELKENEEAFFSMVKRAIKEARENREVQLHIHPSQYPFILSHKEELEAIFPKNTDLYVYPNDELAESSCIIESESGRIDASVDSQLREMKDKLMELLAGES; this is encoded by the coding sequence TTGTCTAGGATTATTAAATCATCTCAAGCGAAAGAACAAGTTGGAAAACCGATTAAAATCCGCCCGTTTCCCGTCATTCATTCAGAACATGAAGAACAGGCGGCGGTAATCGATGAGACAACGCTGCATGAATTGTTAGAACAAGCTGAGCGACAGGCTGAATGGTTAGTTCAACAAGCAAACGAACAAGCAGCAACGATTAAAAACGAGATAGAGCAGGCAAGGGTTTATTGGGAACAAGAAGAAAGACCGATGTACATGGAGCAAGCTCAAAAAGAGGGCTATCAGCAAGGAATAGAGGACGGGGTGCAAAAAGGATATAGGGAGACGGCTGAAGCAATCGCTTATGCCAAGGGAATTGTGGAGCTGTCTAAACAAGAATACAGCAAACAAATTGAAGCAGCCGAGCCTGTTATTTTAGAACTTGCGATGAAAGTGGCCGGTAAAATTATTGGATATGAATTAAAGGAGAATGAAGAGGCTTTTTTCTCGATGGTGAAACGGGCAATTAAAGAGGCGAGGGAGAATCGCGAAGTACAACTTCATATACATCCGAGTCAGTATCCGTTCATTCTTTCTCATAAAGAGGAGCTTGAAGCAATCTTTCCGAAGAATACAGATTTATACGTCTATCCGAATGATGAATTGGCAGAAAGCAGCTGTATCATTGAATCTGAAAGTGGAAGAATCGATGCAAGTGTCGATAGTCAACTTCGAGAAATGAAAGATAAACTGATGGAATTATTAGCAGGTGAATCATGA
- the fliI gene encoding flagellar protein export ATPase FliI produces MKAIDLIPIIDELDTFKHYGRVKRVVGLMIESQGPESSIGDICYIHTDVRQHKKRILAEVVGFRDEMVILMPFTAVNDISPGAIVEGCGRTLEIKVGSGLIGKVVDPLGQPIDSSILSKGLASIAIDQDPPNPMKRPPISEPIDVGVRMIDSLLTVGKGQRVGIFAGSGVGKSTLLGMVARNTTADLNVIALIGERGREVREFIEKDLGPEGLARSIIVVATSDQPALMRIKGALAATAIAEYFRDKGLDVMLMMDSVTRVAMAQREIGLAVGEPPTTKGYTPSVFAILPRLLERTGTNQLGTITAFYTVLVDGDDMNEPIADAVRGILDGHFVLDRQLANKGQFPALNVLKSVSRVMNNIVGIEHKKAAEQLRATLATYLESEDLINIGAYKRGSSKTIDDSIKRYPAILSFLKQGTHEKATKEESIGNLIQLMGKGE; encoded by the coding sequence ATGAAAGCGATTGACCTGATACCGATAATTGATGAACTTGATACTTTTAAGCACTATGGCCGTGTAAAACGGGTTGTAGGGTTAATGATTGAATCTCAAGGTCCTGAAAGTTCGATTGGGGATATTTGCTACATTCATACCGATGTTCGTCAACATAAAAAAAGAATTTTAGCAGAAGTTGTCGGTTTCCGTGATGAAATGGTCATTCTTATGCCGTTTACAGCCGTCAATGATATTTCTCCAGGAGCAATTGTAGAAGGATGTGGCCGTACATTAGAAATTAAAGTGGGCAGCGGTCTAATCGGGAAAGTTGTGGATCCGCTTGGACAGCCAATTGATAGCTCCATTCTTTCGAAAGGATTGGCTTCTATAGCGATTGATCAAGATCCACCGAACCCGATGAAGCGTCCACCTATCTCTGAGCCAATCGATGTAGGGGTTCGTATGATTGATAGTCTGCTAACCGTTGGGAAAGGGCAGCGTGTAGGAATCTTTGCAGGGAGCGGTGTTGGGAAAAGTACGCTTCTTGGGATGGTAGCGAGAAACACCACCGCTGATTTAAATGTCATTGCGTTAATTGGAGAGCGTGGTCGAGAGGTGCGTGAGTTTATCGAAAAAGACTTAGGCCCAGAAGGCTTAGCGCGGTCTATCATTGTTGTAGCAACAAGTGATCAACCCGCATTAATGCGTATTAAGGGGGCACTTGCTGCAACAGCGATTGCGGAGTATTTCCGCGATAAAGGCTTGGATGTCATGTTAATGATGGACTCTGTTACTCGGGTGGCAATGGCTCAGCGTGAGATTGGCTTAGCCGTGGGCGAACCGCCGACAACAAAGGGATATACGCCATCTGTCTTTGCGATACTGCCGCGTCTTTTAGAGAGAACGGGTACGAATCAACTTGGAACGATTACTGCTTTTTATACGGTGCTTGTTGATGGGGATGACATGAATGAGCCGATTGCGGATGCCGTGCGCGGGATACTTGATGGGCACTTTGTATTGGACAGACAGCTAGCAAACAAAGGTCAGTTTCCAGCGCTTAACGTATTGAAGAGTGTGAGTCGCGTTATGAATAATATCGTTGGTATCGAACATAAGAAGGCAGCTGAGCAATTACGAGCGACTTTAGCAACGTATTTAGAATCAGAAGATTTAATTAATATTGGAGCCTATAAACGAGGTTCTTCGAAGACAATTGATGATTCGATTAAACGCTATCCTGCTATTTTATCTTTTTTAAAGCAAGGGACGCATGAAAAAGCGACAAAGGAAGAAAGTATTGGCAACCTTATACAGTTGATGGGAAAAGGTGAATGA
- the fliJ gene encoding flagellar export protein FliJ: MIYQYKFEKILTIKEKEKSDARAAYNEALKNFEQVAEKLYKLLKKKEELLDYQQVKLTSGLSVQEIRHNQLFMGNLEKLIEQCQKDVIEARYRMNLQQERLKEKNIEVKKYEKIKEKDFQKFLEVVKEAENKQMDEISIQQFLSKG, encoded by the coding sequence ATGATCTACCAATATAAATTTGAAAAGATATTAACCATCAAAGAAAAGGAAAAAAGCGATGCGCGTGCGGCATATAATGAAGCACTGAAAAACTTTGAACAGGTGGCTGAGAAGCTTTATAAATTGTTGAAGAAAAAAGAAGAACTGCTTGATTATCAGCAAGTAAAGTTGACTTCAGGTCTTTCTGTCCAAGAAATTCGTCACAACCAGCTTTTTATGGGGAATTTAGAGAAGTTGATTGAGCAATGTCAAAAAGATGTTATTGAAGCACGCTATAGGATGAATCTTCAACAAGAAAGATTGAAGGAAAAAAACATCGAAGTGAAAAAATATGAAAAAATAAAAGAAAAAGATTTTCAAAAATTCCTAGAAGTTGTAAAGGAAGCTGAAAATAAACAGATGGATGAGATTTCTATCCAGCAGTTTTTAAGCAAGGGATAG
- a CDS encoding MotE family protein, protein MARKAKQNNEDVAIEEQKSGKIQWFLFAIVIPVIFAILVTIIVMTYYGVNVFEKTKEISDKISMQVFQTDEKQKEETTTDYNQKIVDLEAEIKDKEAEIQSLESIIDSRDKNLQKAEAEQEQLQKEINELKQAQMTSNVEIKEIVKTYEMMSAKKAAPIITQMSDDDAVGILANLKPVTLAKVLEQMAPKDAARLTKKLQSQS, encoded by the coding sequence ATGGCTCGAAAAGCTAAACAAAACAATGAAGACGTTGCAATAGAAGAACAGAAATCGGGGAAAATTCAATGGTTTTTATTTGCTATCGTCATTCCTGTCATCTTTGCCATTTTGGTTACAATCATCGTCATGACTTACTATGGTGTAAATGTGTTTGAAAAAACGAAGGAGATTTCAGATAAGATTTCCATGCAAGTTTTTCAAACTGATGAAAAACAAAAAGAAGAAACAACTACAGACTATAATCAAAAAATTGTTGACCTTGAAGCAGAGATTAAAGACAAAGAGGCAGAAATTCAGTCTCTAGAGAGCATCATTGATAGTCGGGATAAAAATCTTCAAAAGGCGGAAGCTGAACAAGAACAACTTCAAAAAGAAATTAATGAATTAAAGCAAGCTCAAATGACGAGTAATGTAGAGATTAAAGAAATTGTAAAAACGTATGAAATGATGTCAGCTAAAAAGGCAGCACCGATTATTACACAAATGAGTGATGATGATGCGGTTGGAATTCTAGCTAATTTGAAACCAGTTACGTTAGCTAAAGTACTAGAACAAATGGCTCCTAAAGATGCTGCCCGCCTAACAAAAAAATTACAATCACAGTCTTAA